One part of the Bacteroidia bacterium genome encodes these proteins:
- a CDS encoding low molecular weight protein-tyrosine-phosphatase, giving the protein MVKVLFVCLGNICRSPMAEGLFLKHVADASLSDMIQVDSCGTGAWHVGERADERMRRTATKHGIELLSRARKVQKEDFLEFDYIIPMDASNLINLQRLATHVSDIKSAIIKMRYFDEEAVNADVPDPYYGGNQGFEDVYEMLDRSCAKLLTFIREQHDL; this is encoded by the coding sequence ATGGTAAAAGTACTTTTCGTCTGTCTCGGAAATATCTGCCGTTCCCCCATGGCTGAAGGCCTCTTTCTGAAGCACGTAGCTGATGCTTCTTTATCTGATATGATACAGGTAGATTCCTGTGGTACAGGCGCCTGGCATGTGGGAGAAAGAGCAGATGAGCGCATGAGAAGGACTGCCACTAAACACGGGATTGAACTGCTTTCCCGAGCACGCAAAGTGCAGAAAGAGGATTTTCTGGAGTTTGATTATATCATCCCGATGGATGCTAGCAATCTGATCAATCTGCAGCGTTTGGCTACCCATGTTTCAGACATCAAATCAGCCATCATCAAAATGCGCTATTTTGATGAGGAAGCGGTAAATGCTGATGTTCCTGATCCCTATTATGGGGGAAACCAGGGTTTTGAAGATGTCTATGAAATGCTGGATCGCTCCTGCGCCAAACTCCTTACTTTTATTCGGGAGCAACACGATCTCTAG
- a CDS encoding TlpA disulfide reductase family protein has translation MKKIHLFPVVLAAWLLCLSSCQSPSSTPITLQNGNWVGTLHLREAADLPFQFSLNQAGENYKMVVFNAEERIEVDEIVQKGDSLIIKMPVFDSEFKLKIHSATELSGNWYDYTRGVDYHTPFKAEFGEEGRFPIQYEAAELAPLYSLQFLDGTGPAIGQFSQNGNKVTGNFQTETGDYRFLEGIMDGNTLKLSAFDGSHAFLFHADIKGDSIAGKFWSGSHWEESWIGIVDPGASIRKPEDLTFLKEGFEEFSFKFPNLEGDSISFKDDRFKNKVTIVQLMGSWCPNCMDETRLFTQWYDKYHKEGLEIVGVAFERTSKGMPQAQKNIVRMAKRLEANYPFLLAATNNDKSLASEKFPMLNNIISFPTSIFLDKKGRVRKVHTGFNGPGTGNVYTRYVEEYEAFLEKMLAEEI, from the coding sequence ATGAAAAAGATACACTTGTTCCCAGTCGTTCTGGCGGCATGGCTACTTTGCCTGTCATCCTGCCAGTCTCCCTCTTCTACTCCTATCACTTTACAAAATGGTAATTGGGTCGGCACGCTCCATTTGAGAGAGGCTGCAGATTTGCCTTTCCAGTTTAGCCTGAATCAAGCGGGCGAGAACTATAAAATGGTGGTTTTCAATGCAGAAGAGCGGATAGAAGTAGATGAAATTGTGCAAAAAGGCGATTCTCTCATCATCAAAATGCCTGTATTTGATAGTGAATTTAAATTAAAAATTCACTCTGCTACTGAACTCAGCGGAAACTGGTATGACTATACCCGAGGAGTAGATTATCATACCCCCTTTAAAGCTGAATTTGGAGAAGAAGGCCGGTTTCCCATACAATATGAGGCAGCTGAACTTGCTCCTCTTTACAGTTTACAATTTCTGGATGGTACTGGGCCTGCAATAGGTCAATTCTCTCAAAACGGGAATAAAGTAACGGGCAATTTCCAAACAGAGACTGGAGATTATCGATTTCTGGAGGGAATTATGGATGGAAATACCCTCAAACTTTCCGCTTTCGATGGCTCGCATGCATTTCTCTTTCATGCAGATATAAAGGGAGACTCTATAGCAGGGAAATTCTGGTCTGGTAGTCATTGGGAGGAAAGTTGGATCGGAATAGTTGATCCGGGGGCTTCTATTCGAAAGCCAGAAGACCTGACTTTTCTTAAAGAAGGATTTGAAGAGTTTAGTTTTAAATTCCCCAATCTTGAAGGTGACAGCATATCATTTAAGGATGATCGATTCAAGAACAAAGTCACCATAGTACAACTTATGGGATCCTGGTGTCCTAACTGCATGGATGAGACCCGCTTATTCACCCAATGGTATGATAAATACCATAAAGAAGGTCTGGAAATCGTTGGGGTAGCATTCGAAAGAACCAGCAAAGGGATGCCACAAGCGCAAAAGAATATTGTACGTATGGCAAAACGACTGGAAGCCAATTACCCATTCCTCCTCGCAGCCACCAATAATGACAAATCTCTGGCTTCTGAGAAATTTCCTATGCTCAATAATATCATTTCCTTTCCGACTAGCATTTTCCTTGATAAAAAAGGCAGGGTAAGAAAAGTGCATACAGGATTTAATGGGCCGGGAACCGGAAATGTATATACTCGCTATGTGGAAGAGTATGAAGCTTTTTTGGAGAAAATGCTGGCAGAGGAAATTTAG